The Tenrec ecaudatus isolate mTenEca1 chromosome 7, mTenEca1.hap1, whole genome shotgun sequence genome window below encodes:
- the LOC142452811 gene encoding large ribosomal subunit protein eL29-like, with protein MARSKNHTTHNQSRKWHRNGIKKPRSQRYESLKGVDPKFLRNMRFAKKHNKKGLKKMQANNAKAAAARAEAIKDLVKPTEVKAKSPMGVNRKLSRLAYIAHPKLGKRARARIAKGLRLCRPKAKAQSKADAPAKATTPAKAPKGAPAPAQIPKGPQAPTK; from the coding sequence ATGGCCAGATCCAAGAACCACACCACGCACAACCAATCCCggaaatggcacagaaacggCATCAAAAAACCCCGGTCACAACGATACGAATCTCTTAAGGGGGTGGACCCCAAGTTCCTGAGGAACATGCGCTTCGCCAAGAAGCACAacaagaagggcctgaagaaaatgcaggccaataacgccaaggctgcggctgctcgcgctgaggccatcaaggatcttgtgaagcccacagaggtcaagGCCAAGAGCCCAATGGGCGTCAACCGCAAGCTCAGCCGACTGGCCTACATTGCCCACCCCAAGCTTGGCAAGCGGGCTCGGGCACGTATTGCCAAGGGTCTGAGGCTCTGCCGGCCCAAGGCCAAGGCACAAAGCAAGGCTGATGCTCCAGCCAAGGCCACGACTCCAGCAAAAGCTCCCAAAGGCGCCCCGGCCCCAGCTCAAATTCCCAAAGGCCCCCAGGCTCCCACAAAGTAG